The Acidianus infernus genome window below encodes:
- a CDS encoding MBL fold metallo-hydrolase: MFKHKDTLIEIKQGFNEIGGNFIIIKNKDNNVVFDQGIRFSRFKKFYNATIQPSSVTEMKKLKIIPPSDEYSKIFISHLHLDHLGVLHSLNLGTTLYVPDTEVFEKFIGPYKESNNWTAYISPPIGVKVVDVKGNNDNVTPLSVEHSAYPAYALYYDSGDTRILYSGDLRISSPLRLLDPQLHERLHHKTILEEYDEKGLDTDVLLLEGTNFSSASSPIQPHYFLEQIDNIFDSHENSLIIVSVDPIDLEGLATLLLKTKIRNRIPIFLGRRIIEMASFWNSKFQIVDKAYQIVDKAYQFRSEPIEFDIIDKEEVVKSPKDYVIFTAKGNLINLGRDLGDASKGSVIISTSTESKNETGEDESVEDNWYRMLGFITYRLRLSGHYYPYELKRILDTVKPKEVIPIHTEATDVMCDYVNKLGYKCANTA, from the coding sequence ATGTTTAAACACAAAGATACATTAATAGAAATAAAGCAAGGATTTAACGAAATAGGTGGTAATTTTATAATTATTAAAAATAAGGATAATAACGTTGTTTTCGATCAAGGGATAAGGTTCTCTAGGTTTAAGAAATTCTATAATGCAACTATTCAGCCCTCTTCTGTGACAGAGATGAAAAAACTGAAAATTATACCGCCTTCTGATGAATATAGTAAAATCTTCATTTCCCACCTACACTTAGACCACTTAGGGGTTTTACACTCATTGAACTTAGGGACTACGCTTTATGTCCCAGATACGGAAGTTTTTGAAAAATTTATTGGACCTTATAAGGAATCAAACAACTGGACAGCTTATATCTCACCCCCTATTGGAGTTAAAGTAGTTGACGTTAAAGGAAATAACGATAACGTTACTCCATTATCAGTGGAACATAGTGCTTATCCAGCTTATGCCTTATACTACGACAGCGGAGACACTAGAATACTTTATTCCGGAGATTTGAGGATTTCATCTCCATTACGACTACTAGATCCTCAACTTCACGAAAGGCTTCACCATAAGACTATACTAGAAGAATACGATGAGAAGGGATTAGACACTGACGTGTTATTATTGGAAGGAACAAACTTCTCATCAGCTTCTTCCCCAATTCAACCTCACTACTTCCTTGAACAAATTGACAACATCTTTGATAGCCACGAGAACTCTCTAATTATAGTCTCTGTAGATCCCATTGATTTAGAGGGCTTAGCTACTTTACTGCTCAAAACCAAGATCAGAAATAGAATTCCCATATTCTTAGGTAGGAGAATAATAGAGATGGCGAGTTTTTGGAACTCAAAGTTCCAGATAGTTGATAAAGCTTATCAGATAGTTGATAAAGCTTATCAATTTCGGAGTGAACCAATCGAGTTTGACATTATAGATAAGGAGGAGGTGGTAAAATCTCCCAAAGATTATGTAATATTTACTGCCAAGGGAAATTTAATAAACCTAGGGAGGGACTTAGGAGATGCCAGTAAAGGATCAGTAATTATATCCACTTCTACAGAATCAAAGAACGAAACGGGAGAAGACGAGAGCGTGGAAGATAATTGGTATAGGATGTTGGGTTTTATTACTTATAGGTTAAGGCTCTCTGGTCACTATTATCCTTACGAGCTCAAGCGGATACTTGACACTGTAAAGCCTAAAGAGGTGATCCCAATACACACTGAAGCCACTGATGTAATGTGCGATTACGTGAATAAGCTAGGATACAAGTGTGCAAATACAGCATAA
- a CDS encoding DUF499 domain-containing protein — protein sequence MSNLIYENKVKEDVFDSKLDDQVAPELSDVILKKAPKVYLDPREFLASTYLTGSMKSLVNEITYALNQGKGITLGLFSLFGGGKTHTVLLLYHAFTNPSLARQLGLEVPDNVKVIGIGGKDSRTAPSPIDVLMEDGIEIKTLWGYIAKKLGKYDIIRKYDEDQISPPKDKLEELFKGEKVLILIDEIVFYLSRVRGLKTGNNFYEQCLTFFEILASVSTNLPVAVIVTVPANLPEEKSKEGGLLNFIPEPGYEEVTEALVKRILRVGKVYRAPIETAVDLANVLIKRIFKEINNEVKRRVIEEYQKYVDEFKDYVIDKADLVDTYPFHPLYINLLKNLLEGNRHLQGTREAIKITRIVIRNIWENKPTRSLILPSDISIKDNQIRLLLLKDYKNYDIVADTIIQRSKGLDIVFLLANYIFVSTYYKQLGLDPGPLITALPDSKEVVTSVLDPEYLNSVGKTPADVKDILDSISSTSKDVEMVIPYLISDKGRYWVTFFADPKTICEKEASKILPSDVEKELDEKILSLAEIPIDDIQKKKRYQGGRLLKLHRTVVRNLSAPVDIDEPSYYLIILGTPICRDCKDDEVKNKARDIARRFIYYTSSGKAEKPRKYSNTIVLLFSSQGNNEDKIKDYVRRYISCSNMNVDPYYSDKATRDVAKKILDDYVRGLEGTIYNQIFQYFDKVAYPYGNNDVNIVDLKSSGKTLLQQVEDTLVEESKIMMSDSFNFDTLKWLLQNINIDITNGTFKVENIKEMFYTNPSLPFVPESVLLNAIKEGVDRLEIGILNGSKIYYKKYGGLSEFTINDSSIIYPPQIAAEKEIEELSKEETVQLEDGVLKRYYVLELEGNRIPISQLRREQDWLEKFKAGEIKLVEEKIESGVEIYAEPDSIEGMKGETKEVKLIVRKIGNFNSKVYLSSTLGELSVKEGVPDFQASLRITLDHDTDVVVTAKYENKEKQTKIHVRVLQTVCEKYVDEVSKDSVITEVDIVNTTDLKNILPKLNSSIIGKKSLTGELTIEEPDKKISLVIKPNGSQINDFITLLSPLLSYAGLRAKVSGNLKVKVEEFKGLSDEGVKNLNELLKGQVIKINVKVC from the coding sequence GTGAGCAACCTAATTTACGAGAACAAGGTTAAGGAAGACGTATTTGATAGTAAGCTAGACGATCAAGTAGCACCAGAACTTAGCGATGTTATATTGAAGAAAGCGCCGAAGGTTTATCTCGATCCCAGAGAATTCTTGGCGTCAACTTACTTGACAGGCTCGATGAAGAGCCTAGTTAATGAAATTACTTATGCATTAAACCAAGGTAAGGGAATAACATTAGGGTTGTTTTCGTTATTTGGTGGAGGTAAGACTCACACAGTTCTATTGCTTTATCACGCTTTTACAAACCCCTCCCTAGCTAGACAATTAGGGCTAGAAGTTCCGGACAACGTCAAAGTTATAGGCATTGGCGGTAAAGACAGTAGGACTGCGCCGTCTCCCATTGACGTTCTAATGGAAGATGGTATAGAAATTAAGACTTTGTGGGGATACATTGCTAAAAAGCTTGGTAAGTACGACATCATAAGGAAATACGACGAGGATCAAATTTCCCCACCTAAAGATAAGCTGGAGGAGTTGTTTAAGGGAGAGAAAGTACTGATTTTAATCGACGAGATAGTATTTTATTTATCTAGAGTTAGGGGGTTAAAAACTGGAAACAACTTTTATGAACAATGTTTGACCTTTTTCGAGATCTTAGCGTCGGTAAGCACTAATTTACCAGTAGCTGTTATAGTTACAGTTCCAGCTAACTTACCAGAAGAGAAGAGTAAAGAGGGTGGTCTCCTAAATTTCATTCCTGAGCCTGGCTATGAGGAAGTTACTGAGGCTTTAGTTAAAAGAATACTGAGAGTGGGAAAAGTATATAGAGCTCCTATCGAAACCGCAGTTGATCTGGCTAACGTGTTAATCAAGAGGATATTTAAGGAGATAAATAATGAAGTCAAGAGGAGGGTAATAGAGGAGTACCAAAAATACGTTGACGAATTTAAGGATTACGTAATCGATAAAGCTGATTTAGTAGACACTTATCCTTTCCACCCACTTTACATTAATTTACTTAAGAATCTTTTGGAAGGAAATCGTCATTTACAGGGCACACGTGAAGCAATTAAGATTACTAGGATTGTAATTAGGAATATTTGGGAAAATAAACCAACAAGGAGTTTAATTCTACCATCGGATATTAGCATTAAGGATAACCAAATTAGACTTCTATTGTTAAAGGATTACAAGAATTACGATATTGTGGCCGACACTATAATTCAAAGGTCAAAGGGATTAGACATCGTATTCCTTTTAGCAAACTACATTTTCGTGTCTACATACTATAAACAATTAGGTCTTGACCCTGGACCGTTGATTACAGCACTGCCAGATTCTAAGGAAGTAGTTACCTCAGTTTTGGATCCAGAATATCTAAATTCTGTTGGTAAAACTCCTGCTGATGTCAAGGATATTTTAGATAGCATATCCAGTACTTCTAAGGACGTGGAGATGGTTATTCCTTATTTAATTTCAGATAAGGGAAGATATTGGGTTACGTTTTTTGCAGATCCAAAGACCATATGCGAGAAGGAAGCTAGTAAGATACTACCATCTGATGTAGAGAAGGAGTTAGACGAAAAGATACTCAGCCTAGCTGAAATTCCTATAGATGATATACAGAAGAAGAAGAGATATCAAGGCGGTAGATTATTAAAGCTCCATCGGACTGTAGTAAGGAACTTAAGTGCTCCAGTTGATATTGATGAACCTTCTTATTACCTTATTATATTAGGAACGCCAATTTGTAGGGATTGTAAAGACGATGAAGTGAAAAATAAGGCCAGAGATATAGCCAGAAGATTTATATACTATACTTCATCCGGTAAGGCTGAAAAGCCTAGGAAATATTCCAATACGATAGTATTATTATTCTCTTCACAAGGAAATAATGAGGATAAAATAAAGGATTACGTGAGGAGATATATATCTTGCTCTAATATGAACGTCGATCCTTACTATAGTGACAAAGCCACTAGAGATGTGGCAAAAAAGATTCTTGATGACTACGTTAGGGGGCTAGAAGGTACAATTTACAATCAAATATTCCAGTACTTTGATAAGGTAGCATATCCTTATGGCAATAACGACGTAAATATTGTTGATTTGAAGAGCAGTGGTAAGACACTATTACAACAAGTAGAAGATACTTTAGTCGAAGAATCGAAAATAATGATGAGCGATAGTTTTAATTTCGATACGCTAAAGTGGCTATTACAAAACATCAACATTGACATAACAAACGGTACGTTTAAAGTTGAGAATATAAAGGAAATGTTCTACACTAACCCTTCACTGCCATTTGTCCCAGAATCAGTCCTATTAAACGCTATAAAGGAAGGTGTGGATAGGTTAGAGATAGGCATCCTTAACGGCAGTAAGATCTATTACAAGAAGTACGGAGGTTTAAGTGAATTCACTATAAATGATTCTTCAATAATCTACCCACCACAGATTGCAGCAGAGAAGGAAATTGAGGAATTATCTAAGGAAGAGACTGTACAACTGGAGGACGGAGTTCTAAAGAGGTATTACGTTTTAGAGCTTGAAGGAAATAGAATTCCTATAAGCCAGCTGAGGAGAGAACAGGACTGGTTAGAGAAGTTTAAGGCAGGGGAAATTAAGCTAGTTGAGGAGAAGATCGAAAGTGGAGTAGAAATTTACGCTGAGCCAGACTCTATTGAAGGGATGAAAGGTGAGACTAAGGAGGTTAAGCTCATTGTAAGGAAGATCGGTAATTTCAATTCCAAAGTTTACCTCTCATCAACTTTAGGTGAGTTGAGCGTAAAGGAAGGTGTACCAGATTTCCAAGCTTCATTGAGGATTACGTTGGATCATGACACTGACGTGGTTGTAACTGCTAAGTATGAGAATAAGGAGAAGCAGACCAAGATTCATGTAAGAGTTTTACAAACCGTTTGCGAGAAGTACGTAGATGAGGTTTCGAAGGATTCAGTAATAACAGAGGTCGACATAGTGAATACGACTGATTTAAAGAACATTCTACCTAAGTTGAACTCTTCAATAATAGGTAAGAAATCTTTGACTGGAGAGTTAACTATTGAGGAGCCAGATAAGAAGATAAGCCTAGTAATAAAGCCTAACGGTTCTCAGATCAACGACTTCATTACCTTACTTTCACCGCTGTTGAGTTATGCTGGTTTACGTGCCAAGGTCTCGGGCAATCTGAAGGTAAAGGTTGAGGAGTTCAAAGGGTTGAGCGACGAAGGAGTAAAGAATTTAAATGAGTTATTGAAAGGACAAGTGATAAAAATAAACGTGAAGGTGTGCTGA
- a CDS encoding MFS transporter produces MANYKLALTALLTIFLFSALAIYSISFVLPEFISSFGGLASFAIPLSWIGGAIGGLLMGIFGDTKGKRLSLLISILLFVFPILGNVVVDNVVLFYLIWFLIGFGVNAVNGISYVYAAELSPPSIRGLIGSIMQGLYFLGAILGLLISFVTKETIFPYYTIIFVLSAISIPLWFLIPESKWKAKFSFRVSREFVKVTVFGSLFSIGAFLLLVPLVSLSFTLFSSLKLNAYAVILIGFIIGMIGFTIAGSISDRIGRKKASYLFAGISVFSSLLFFSGLVIASFILLMFGSSFFAYFGIWMSEIYPINFKATGTNITLFLGRLLGGGFGVTLVLLLPFGLERDLSLTVLISSIIVLLSATQLPETVKTQ; encoded by the coding sequence ATGGCAAACTATAAACTAGCTTTAACGGCATTACTAACGATTTTCTTGTTTTCCGCTTTAGCAATTTATTCAATCAGCTTCGTGTTACCGGAATTTATATCCAGCTTTGGGGGACTAGCGTCTTTCGCAATTCCCTTGAGTTGGATAGGCGGTGCTATAGGCGGGCTTTTGATGGGTATCTTCGGTGACACTAAGGGTAAGAGATTATCGTTATTAATTTCCATATTATTATTCGTCTTCCCCATCTTAGGGAACGTGGTTGTTGATAATGTCGTCCTTTTCTATCTTATCTGGTTTTTAATAGGTTTTGGCGTTAACGCAGTTAACGGGATTAGTTACGTATATGCCGCTGAACTCTCACCTCCAAGCATTAGAGGGCTAATAGGAAGTATAATGCAAGGTCTATATTTCCTCGGTGCAATATTAGGATTGTTGATTTCTTTTGTTACTAAGGAGACTATCTTCCCCTACTACACGATAATTTTCGTGTTATCAGCAATAAGTATACCGTTATGGTTCCTCATACCGGAGTCTAAGTGGAAGGCTAAGTTCAGCTTTAGGGTTTCAAGAGAATTCGTGAAAGTCACTGTATTTGGTTCACTGTTTTCCATTGGCGCTTTTCTACTATTAGTCCCCCTAGTTTCCTTGAGCTTTACGCTTTTCTCTAGCCTTAAGCTTAACGCTTACGCCGTGATCTTAATTGGTTTTATAATAGGTATGATAGGGTTTACTATCGCGGGAAGTATTTCAGATAGGATAGGGAGGAAGAAAGCGAGCTATCTCTTTGCAGGAATAAGCGTTTTCTCGTCTTTACTCTTCTTTTCCGGCCTAGTAATAGCCTCTTTTATCCTCCTGATGTTCGGCTCTTCTTTCTTTGCTTACTTCGGGATTTGGATGAGCGAGATTTATCCCATCAATTTTAAAGCTACTGGGACTAATATAACGTTGTTTTTAGGTAGGTTATTAGGAGGGGGATTCGGAGTTACGTTAGTGTTGTTACTGCCTTTCGGCTTGGAAAGGGATCTATCGTTAACCGTATTGATTTCCTCGATAATTGTCCTTTTATCTGCCACTCAATTACCGGAGACTGTTAAGACGCAGTGA
- a CDS encoding DUF1156 domain-containing protein: MTQRKLIESENFTEIIPQIDKEAAREKGPGRPPYWEMIFWWTRKPLISARAFTAAALLPEDVPMTEFKRMVRLTDNTRPPHNLLPITNGRFKEFTVLDPFAGFGSIPLEAKRLGVGKVIASDLLPTAYIFLKAVLEYPKYGKKLVEDVKKYGEEMLKSIEEDVKELYGDTTGYVGTWEVKCPHCGNYTPLVNQWWLLKLDKGGGKGYERLVYMKPEKQGNSIRIRVVDLNKELNKKTIKAEVNESDGTKYEVPEGNIEAKNSYARCLICNNVFPGKGDKWYVKEALREWNENYERFLNGEITLGELRSSKARPKLLVKFKGRSKDLDFEEITDDDEKMFWDSFEKLKEVDINKIPIENLAPYGTIRISTWGTDKFFKMFNARQLIIFSKVVDYLNKLYDENDEYKKAVLTYLAIAFLNHIRHNCFFTSIDPSRKFIAHTLAFRRLGFTWNWVEINPLADVIGSLRRSLDHVIEGLEYLIQTNSDSKIEVLNVDINELNLPEKVDVIITDPPFADDVPYPEVSDLYYVWLKRVIPMPYRTQWEELIPKDIGVEEGRAKVFGNNTGTYDDFREKLAKAFGKLSNFLKDDGLLVTFYNHTSTEAWVSLLYAGWYYSKFKITAVHAVTTEDETRITAQNTTISLDKSMVIVWRKKAEGQKLLQEVRKEAISTVSDYVSTMVQKGKLKLSTDTYIEVLGKVLSVFTKYEKLAGLKGEREKAVEELITNHVYPATVQSIIEGLSKGVGVTISDPYAAYYILVKLLIPRPEKGVRKIDKTSLTFFSLTGNLDFKDLQDNGIVKADKDSISLAEPNQAAKETLEVISELEKLLDKKALLGDYNFSNPVQVFHYLEYIALKSKDKLKEEIEKLREKTRFVDEALAIAKIFAKVLDEKDVEKEPSKRISGEEKTGILRWTK; this comes from the coding sequence GTGACACAGAGAAAGCTTATCGAAAGTGAAAACTTTACCGAGATAATCCCACAAATAGACAAGGAAGCGGCAAGAGAAAAGGGTCCGGGCAGACCCCCTTATTGGGAAATGATTTTCTGGTGGACGAGAAAACCGTTAATCTCAGCTAGGGCATTCACCGCAGCTGCGCTCTTACCAGAAGACGTACCGATGACAGAGTTTAAGCGAATGGTTAGGCTTACTGATAATACGAGGCCACCACACAATTTACTCCCTATCACTAACGGTAGGTTTAAGGAGTTTACGGTCTTAGACCCATTTGCTGGTTTTGGTTCTATTCCACTTGAGGCTAAGAGGCTCGGTGTGGGTAAAGTCATAGCCTCAGACCTCTTACCTACTGCTTATATCTTCTTGAAGGCTGTACTAGAGTACCCAAAGTATGGGAAAAAACTCGTTGAAGACGTCAAAAAGTACGGTGAGGAAATGTTAAAGAGTATAGAGGAGGACGTCAAAGAATTGTATGGGGATACAACCGGTTACGTAGGGACTTGGGAGGTTAAGTGCCCACACTGTGGCAATTATACTCCTTTAGTAAACCAGTGGTGGTTGTTGAAGTTAGATAAAGGTGGAGGTAAAGGGTACGAGAGGCTTGTGTACATGAAGCCTGAGAAGCAGGGTAATAGTATTAGGATAAGGGTCGTTGATCTCAATAAGGAGTTGAATAAAAAAACGATTAAGGCAGAAGTTAACGAAAGCGATGGGACAAAGTATGAGGTACCAGAGGGTAATATAGAGGCTAAGAACAGTTATGCTAGGTGTTTAATATGCAATAACGTCTTCCCGGGAAAGGGTGATAAATGGTATGTGAAGGAGGCATTGAGGGAGTGGAACGAGAATTATGAGAGGTTCCTGAATGGCGAGATAACCCTAGGAGAGCTACGCAGTTCCAAGGCTAGACCTAAACTCCTAGTAAAATTCAAAGGGAGGTCAAAAGACCTTGATTTTGAAGAAATTACGGATGATGATGAGAAAATGTTCTGGGATTCATTCGAGAAACTTAAAGAAGTGGATATAAATAAAATACCAATTGAAAATCTTGCCCCATATGGTACTATTCGCATTAGTACATGGGGAACTGATAAATTTTTCAAAATGTTTAACGCTAGACAATTAATAATTTTCAGTAAAGTTGTTGACTATCTGAATAAGCTTTATGACGAAAACGACGAATACAAAAAAGCAGTGCTAACATATCTAGCCATAGCGTTCTTAAATCATATAAGACATAATTGCTTCTTTACAAGCATTGATCCCAGTAGAAAATTTATAGCTCACACGTTAGCATTTAGAAGGCTTGGTTTCACATGGAATTGGGTTGAAATCAATCCTTTGGCTGATGTAATAGGTTCTCTACGTAGATCTCTGGATCATGTGATAGAAGGGTTAGAATATTTAATACAAACTAATAGCGACTCGAAGATAGAGGTATTGAATGTCGACATAAACGAACTAAACCTACCCGAGAAGGTAGATGTTATAATTACTGATCCGCCTTTCGCTGATGATGTTCCTTATCCCGAGGTCAGTGATTTGTATTATGTGTGGCTGAAAAGAGTAATTCCAATGCCATATAGAACACAATGGGAAGAATTAATACCAAAGGATATAGGAGTTGAAGAGGGAAGGGCGAAAGTATTTGGAAATAACACTGGGACTTACGACGATTTCAGGGAGAAACTAGCTAAAGCATTTGGAAAGCTTAGTAACTTCTTGAAAGATGACGGACTGCTCGTAACATTCTATAACCACACCTCTACAGAAGCGTGGGTATCTCTACTCTACGCTGGCTGGTATTACTCAAAGTTCAAGATAACTGCTGTGCACGCGGTAACTACCGAGGATGAGACACGAATAACGGCTCAAAATACTACAATTTCTTTAGACAAGTCAATGGTTATAGTTTGGAGGAAGAAGGCTGAGGGGCAGAAGTTACTCCAAGAAGTTAGAAAGGAGGCAATCTCTACTGTGTCTGATTACGTTTCGACAATGGTACAGAAAGGAAAGCTTAAGCTCTCGACTGACACATATATTGAGGTATTAGGAAAAGTCCTTAGTGTGTTCACGAAGTATGAGAAACTTGCAGGATTGAAAGGAGAGAGGGAAAAGGCTGTCGAGGAGTTGATAACTAATCACGTTTACCCGGCTACTGTGCAATCTATAATTGAAGGTTTATCTAAGGGCGTAGGGGTTACGATCTCAGACCCCTACGCAGCTTATTACATTTTGGTGAAACTTCTAATCCCAAGACCGGAGAAGGGGGTGAGGAAGATAGACAAGACTTCTTTAACTTTCTTTAGCCTTACTGGGAACTTAGATTTTAAGGATTTGCAAGATAACGGGATAGTGAAGGCTGATAAGGATTCAATATCGTTAGCAGAACCGAACCAAGCTGCCAAGGAAACGTTGGAAGTTATCTCAGAGTTGGAGAAACTTCTTGACAAGAAAGCGCTCTTAGGGGACTATAACTTCTCTAACCCAGTTCAAGTTTTCCATTACCTAGAATATATAGCCCTTAAAAGTAAGGATAAACTCAAGGAGGAGATAGAGAAACTGAGGGAGAAAACTCGTTTCGTTGATGAGGCTTTAGCAATTGCTAAAATCTTTGCCAAGGTTTTGGATGAAAAAGACGTGGAGAAGGAACCATCAAAGCGTATATCCGGGGAAGAAAAAACTGGTATACTGAGGTGGACTAAGTGA
- a CDS encoding DEAD/DEAH box helicase: MSEFVLNYLDLLKETHPMFRYPLLTAGDYEPYVHQSEMFYRILARNPSRFLIADDVGLGKTIEGIMIMDQLIKLRGVKRVLLVVPKVLVNQWVYELRRFSREWNLSVFEYDQSSSMDENGIYVVSIDTLKRKNHLEKFLSLNWDLILVDEIHKVGVIGNRENQRYKAMASLVSKNPNTHFLGMTATPHKGNDNDYLKRLVLIDPYLRDPNDQILSGTVRAITLKRNKDNVNKVYEQDDIFPKAIFIQYLAEPTEDEKNYYTLIRDLSLSILKEYYNLINKQPKGLQLLAFIIGRRSLSSPWAGLRTLEHIIENRVPEKNIDEQEVLEEAEEYAEEEETEEVEPDELAEKLTKINAPFLQRFKDYIDKLIESAKKVMENDTRIKSVVELVKSHLEKGDKVIVFTEYKDTANYIQKKLKESLNLSEDEIEIASSETVSKKGIEHFKKWIAEKGRKVLVATDVASEGLNLQSANVIIHYEIPLSIVRFEQRNGRVWRLKQFKPVYIYYVSLNVKLEQALLENYYNKLLSITRGTGSNSKITDALIYKGLTSKAVFDLTEEKEDIPIYALYNDPEKNEKITPMKIWEAALQDRLDDVVRQMIKRIKIVKDAMKKFALFEKMHGAIITEIDKVRSISGFRNRKELKEAIEAFLKEFVKRQGGTFDNNSIIIRSKQIIKSFDENRIGKDIYLLYSIIKEFARDYTRGFVVSDALDYNVYLIKAEVRDKDGKKLIEIPLIVNSKGDIISHKDFFEKTLPQLLSGNYLYADEVVPIGNSWKFKVINYVMDNLYALEQQFVTYRKSRGIRDHWFPDNRNDFKVNVNILGGIIGVKGQANDVEKEVIEALQKLGWKVSQGSEVRIEKPGEVRYIKVIKPLEVFNKGKNWVYTYVNDALVGVRGDV, from the coding sequence ATGAGTGAGTTCGTACTTAATTATTTAGATTTACTAAAAGAGACCCACCCCATGTTTAGGTACCCATTGCTTACTGCTGGTGATTACGAGCCATATGTCCACCAGTCAGAGATGTTTTATAGGATTCTCGCCAGAAACCCTTCGAGGTTTTTAATTGCCGACGACGTTGGATTGGGGAAGACTATTGAGGGAATTATGATAATGGATCAATTAATTAAGCTTAGGGGGGTTAAGAGGGTACTTTTAGTAGTTCCTAAAGTTTTAGTAAATCAATGGGTATACGAACTGAGGAGGTTTTCAAGGGAATGGAACCTATCTGTCTTTGAGTACGACCAGAGTTCGTCCATGGACGAGAACGGAATTTACGTTGTTAGTATTGATACTCTAAAGAGGAAAAATCATCTTGAGAAGTTTCTCTCATTGAATTGGGATTTGATTCTCGTTGACGAAATACACAAAGTTGGCGTAATAGGGAATAGGGAAAACCAAAGGTATAAAGCGATGGCATCACTGGTTAGCAAGAATCCCAATACTCACTTTTTAGGCATGACTGCTACTCCGCACAAAGGTAATGATAACGATTACTTGAAGAGGCTCGTCTTGATTGATCCCTACCTAAGGGATCCTAATGATCAAATATTGAGTGGTACAGTTAGGGCTATTACACTGAAGAGGAACAAGGATAACGTTAACAAAGTTTACGAGCAAGATGATATATTCCCCAAGGCCATATTTATACAGTATTTAGCCGAACCCACTGAAGATGAAAAGAATTACTACACTTTAATTAGGGATTTATCGCTATCCATTCTCAAGGAGTATTACAATCTAATAAATAAGCAACCAAAGGGGCTTCAGCTTTTAGCCTTCATTATCGGCAGACGATCGTTGTCTAGCCCGTGGGCTGGATTGAGAACATTAGAGCACATTATTGAAAACAGAGTTCCCGAGAAGAATATAGACGAGCAGGAAGTTTTAGAAGAGGCTGAAGAATATGCCGAGGAGGAAGAGACTGAAGAAGTAGAGCCAGACGAGCTAGCTGAGAAGCTAACTAAAATTAATGCGCCGTTTTTACAGAGATTTAAGGACTACATTGATAAGTTAATTGAATCAGCAAAAAAGGTGATGGAAAACGATACTAGGATAAAGTCAGTTGTTGAGCTAGTGAAATCCCACCTAGAGAAGGGAGATAAGGTAATAGTTTTCACCGAGTATAAGGACACTGCAAATTACATCCAAAAGAAGTTGAAAGAAAGCCTTAACTTGAGTGAAGACGAGATTGAAATAGCCTCAAGCGAGACTGTTAGTAAGAAGGGGATAGAGCACTTCAAGAAATGGATAGCGGAAAAAGGAAGGAAAGTCTTAGTTGCAACCGACGTAGCATCAGAAGGTTTAAACTTACAGAGCGCTAATGTGATAATTCATTACGAGATCCCGCTTAGTATAGTGAGGTTTGAACAGAGGAACGGAAGAGTGTGGAGGCTGAAGCAATTTAAACCGGTGTACATTTATTACGTTTCATTGAATGTTAAACTGGAACAAGCTTTACTGGAGAACTACTATAACAAACTATTATCAATAACTAGGGGGACTGGGTCTAACAGTAAAATAACTGACGCCTTAATCTATAAAGGACTCACTTCTAAAGCAGTATTTGACCTAACTGAGGAAAAAGAGGATATACCAATATATGCATTATACAACGACCCCGAGAAGAACGAGAAGATAACTCCAATGAAGATTTGGGAAGCAGCTTTGCAGGATAGGTTGGACGACGTAGTAAGGCAGATGATAAAGAGGATAAAAATAGTCAAGGACGCCATGAAAAAGTTCGCATTGTTTGAAAAAATGCATGGGGCTATAATAACTGAGATAGATAAGGTAAGGTCTATTTCTGGTTTTAGGAATAGAAAAGAGCTAAAGGAGGCTATTGAAGCGTTTCTAAAAGAGTTTGTAAAGCGTCAAGGTGGTACCTTTGATAACAACAGTATAATTATACGGAGTAAGCAGATTATAAAGAGCTTCGACGAGAATAGGATAGGGAAAGACATCTATTTATTATACTCAATAATTAAGGAATTCGCCAGGGATTATACAAGGGGCTTTGTGGTTTCTGACGCGTTAGATTATAACGTTTACCTCATAAAGGCTGAGGTTAGGGACAAGGATGGGAAAAAGTTGATTGAAATACCTTTAATCGTGAACTCCAAGGGGGATATAATAAGCCATAAGGACTTCTTTGAGAAAACCCTCCCACAATTACTGAGTGGAAATTATTTATACGCTGACGAAGTTGTACCAATAGGTAATTCTTGGAAGTTTAAAGTAATTAATTACGTTATGGATAACTTGTATGCTTTAGAACAACAGTTTGTCACGTATAGAAAAAGCAGAGGTATTAGAGATCATTGGTTCCCAGATAATAGGAACGACTTCAAGGTCAACGTTAATATCTTGGGGGGAATAATTGGCGTGAAAGGTCAAGCTAACGACGTTGAAAAGGAAGTGATAGAAGCTCTGCAGAAACTTGGGTGGAAAGTTAGCCAAGGGAGTGAAGTAAGGATAGAAAAACCTGGAGAAGTTAGATATATAAAGGTTATTAAACCTTTAGAAGTATTTAACAAGGGGAAAAACTGGGTTTACACGTACGTAAACGACGCTTTAGTGGGTGTTAGGGGTGATGTTTAA